The following proteins come from a genomic window of Aspergillus luchuensis IFO 4308 DNA, chromosome 3, nearly complete sequence:
- a CDS encoding uncharacterized protein (COG:S;~EggNog:ENOG410PGVQ;~InterPro:IPR029063,IPR002877;~PFAM:PF01728;~go_function: GO:0008168 - methyltransferase activity [Evidence IEA];~go_process: GO:0032259 - methylation [Evidence IEA]), whose translation MSPTTDNKRCQAYEHVSAVHGASQGTVHHHEASAFQASEIQSPAKIIAQYLLDKVPEFQRLTELRHKGWENPAGDRFFEQQRQTADNADKKTAKHFFRMMKEIGHDMQQLTDIFRINSPYPDKQRILDMCMAPGGFLGTALCVNPKARAIGFSLPRREGGHNVLLPKHPNISVKFIDITLLAADMGGLDIPNDHPDAGKFIPRQFEPGQAFDLVICDGQVLRNHDRATYREHREASRLTLTQLALGLEHVKLGGTMIVLLHKVESPHTVQLLYTFTTFASVQLYKHPRFHAKRSSFYMLATNIRNDFPDAAMAIQGWKRMWEIATFGTDDTYSQALQHNAPDIDLVLKNFGPRLAVLGKHIWGIQADALARAPFLKYSLS comes from the exons ATGTCTCCAACGACAGATAATAAACGGTGCCAGGCGTATGAGCACGTCTCTGCCGTACATGGCGCATCTCAGGGTACCGTTCACCATCACGAGGCATCCGCCTTTCAGGCTAGCGAGATCCAAAGTCCCGCCAAGATCATAGCACAATACCTGCTAGATAAGGTGCCGGAGTTTCAGCGACTAACCGAGCTTCGACATAAG GGTTGGGAAAATCCGGCGGGTGATCGGTTCTTCGAACAGCAGCGTCAAACAGCAGACAATGCTGATAAGAAAACAGCCAAGCATTTCTTCAGAATGATGAAAGAAATTGGACATGACATGCAACAGCTTACGGATATTTTCCGGATTAATAGTCCTTATCCGGACAAACAACGTATCCTTGACATGTGCATGGCACCGGGAGGCTTTCTTGGAACAGCCTTATGCGTTAATCCCAAAGCGCGAGCTATAGGATTCAGCTTACCAAGGCGTGAAGGAGGTCACAATGTCCTTTTACCTAAGCATCCTAATATTTCGGTGAAGTTCATTGACATCACCCTGTTAGCTGCGGATATGGGCGGGTTGGATATCCCGAACGATCATCCAGACGCTGGAAAATTTATACCCCGTCAATTCGAGCCTGGACAGGCTTTTGATCTAGTCATATGTGATGGTCAGGTGCTTAGGAACCACGACAGGGCCACCTACCGCGAGCATCGAGAAGCCAGCAGACTAACCCTGACACAGCTGGCGCTTGGATTGGAGCATGTCAAGCTGGGGGGAACCATGATCGTTCTTCTTCACAAAGTCGAATCTCCACATACCGTACAATTACTATATACATTCACAACCTTTGCCTCAGTGCAACTGTACAAGCATCCCAGGTTTCATGCCAAGCGATCTTCGTTTTACATGCTTGCAACCAATATCCGGAATGATTTTCCGGATGCAGCCATGGCAATCCaagggtggaagaggatgtggGAAATTGCAACGTTTGGGACGGACGATACGTACAGTCAAGCGCTCCAACACAATGCTCCGGACATTGATCTCGTTTTGAAGAACTTTGGCCCTAGACTAGCCGTTCTAGGCAAGCATATTTGGGGTATCCAGGCAGATGCGCTGGCAAGAGCTCCATTTTTGAAGTACAGTCTATCTTGA
- a CDS encoding uncharacterized protein (COG:S;~EggNog:ENOG410PRVU), with translation MPRSGKDFSYKGSGTNSKGNHWCSRDYSGSSNSNSYHYSNSNGSYYYSNPDGSTYYNNGNGGSTYTPPSGKK, from the exons ATGCCCAGGTCTGGGAAAGACTTCAGCTACAAGGGCTCCGGTACTAATAGTAAG GGAAACCATTGGTGCTCCCGCGACTACTCTGGCAGCTCTAACTCAAACTCCTACCACTACTCAAACAG TAACGGGTCCTACTATTACTCCAACCCCGATGGGAGCACTTATTACAATAACGGCAATGGTGGCTCGACTTATACTCCTCCTAGTGGGAAGAAATAG
- a CDS encoding uncharacterized protein (COG:S;~EggNog:ENOG410PNUZ;~InterPro:IPR031348), with translation MGGNISDLKTTLADYKATISIALGGATFRQATVASTVIDQYKTMIEEATSDLQEHLQNIEERLQSLDQHGGPVQRSDTFHLQDIREEKESTEQCLTICTHVAQVIAHFQQQLPQFHSKGENISIQFGSGNDDISGQSQNLTSAMLTDFGARVSSNSEALQARLMELTNRLRQMSEQGIMYKDPTNLNLIKEERESIIQCLNVCSEASDLAHRARTNIFEDVTSSDESHQLVVSTIGDLISAKHIITGSKSAQWLGQMSDTSLQQLSRDFRGQVGIGEEPPARAEKNEFNTRYGSGQLLGEDSPRRRTSPSDKR, from the exons ATGGGTGGGAATATTAGTGATCTGAAAACAACTCTTGCTGATTATAAAGCAACTATCTCTATCGCTCTCGGGGGAGCCACATT TCGTCAAGCCACTGTTGCCAGCACTGTCATCGACCAGTATAAGACCATGATCGAGGAAGCAACGTCTGACCTTCAGGAGCATCTACAAAACATTGAGGAAAGGTTGCAATCGCTCGATCAGCACGGGGGTCCTGTTCAAAGGTCTGATACTTTTCACTTACAAGACataagggaggagaaggaaagcacTGAGCAATGCCTGACAATATGTACTCATGTTGCGCAAGTCATTGCACACTTCCAGCAACAGCTTCCGCAATTCCATTCTAAGGGTGAGAATATATCTATACAGTTTGGTTCTGGCAATGATGATATATCCGGTCAATCCCAGAACCTGACCAGCGCTATGCTCACTGACTTTGGCGCAAGAGTCTCATCAAACTCGGAGGCACTCCAGGCCCGTTTGATGGAACTGACAAACCGACTGAGACAAATGTCGGAACAGGGCATAATGTATAAGGATCCCACAAACTTGAATCTCAtcaaagaggagagggaaagcaTTATACAATGTCTTAATGTCTGTTCAGAGGCCTCCGACTTGGCACACAGAGCCCGCACGAATATCTTTGAGGACGTGACATCTTCAGATGAGTCACATCAGCTCGTGGTATCTACCATTGGAGATCTGATTTCCGCCAAGCATATCATCACTGGCTCGAAATCGGCGCAGTGGTTGGGCCAAATGTCAGACACTTCGCTACAGCAATTATCTCGGGACTTCCGTGGACAAGTCGGGATAGGAGAAGAGCCACCCGCGCGGGCAGAGAAAAATGAATTCAATACCCGCTACGGGTCTGGTCAGTTGCTCGGAGAAGACTCTCCAAGGCGCCGAACATCTCCCAGCGACAAACGCTAA
- a CDS encoding BTB/POZ domain-containing protein (COG:T;~EggNog:ENOG410PXX8;~InterPro:IPR000210,IPR011333;~PFAM:PF00651;~go_function: GO:0005515 - protein binding [Evidence IEA]), whose translation MKDLVLSQFLNPKYSDLSIKCGDEIFPAHRNILCPQSKYFEIACSSQFKKSNGEIIIEDSNPMLVKKTLEFLYTGDYTYNGSPNTQALLNSKNSSECSPQTWTENDELDADTEQYSSPSRNPNTTNLQGCHAFFHAQIYAQGDYFQINELKKKAKDYFMKPFLEHPDRHSFSSSVIEVYSLTGEHDRGLRDLVVQLTTDNLKTLRSGGDPIFCNSLLASVPNFMLDVCLSTLDRCAEYQRQQDGIWGK comes from the exons ATGAAAGACCTGGTCCTTAG TCAATTTCTCAATCCGAAGTACAGCGATTTGTCCATCAAATGTGGCGATGAAATCTTTCCAGCCCATCGGAACATACTCTGTCCCCAATCAAAGTATTTTGAGATCGCTTGTAGTAGCCAGTTCAAG aaaagcaACGGTGAGATCATCATTGAGGATAGCAATCCTATGCTTGTCAAAAAGACACTCGAATTCTTGTACACGGGCGACTATACTTATAACGGTTCTCCAAATACCCAAGCTCTTTTGAACTCAAAGAATAGTTCTGAATGCTCGCCCCAAACATGGACAGAAAATGATGAGTTAGATGCAGACACTGAACAATATTCAAGCCCATCTCGAAACCCCAATACCACAAATTTGCAGGGCTGTCATGCCTTCTTTCACGCTCAAATTTACGCACAAGGTGATTATTTTCAGATCAACGAGCTtaagaagaaagcaaaggaCTACTTTATGAAACCCTTCTTGGAACATCCCGACCGACATTCATTCAGCTCCTCCGTCATTGAAGTTTACAGCTTAACAGGAGAGCACGACCGTGGCCTAAGAGATCTTGTTGTCCAGCTCACGACCGATAACCTCAAGACTTTGAGGAGTGGGGGTGATCCTATATTCTGCAACAGTCTTTTGGCATCCGTTCCCAATTTCATGCTGGATGTCTGTCTTTCGACCTTGGACAGGTGTGCTGAATATCAGAGGCAGCAGGATGGAATCTGGGGTAAATAG
- a CDS encoding uncharacterized protein (COG:S;~EggNog:ENOG410Q1I8) yields the protein MHMALKWQSRSLGGLPTMADISSTNSSDLPKQFSQAKKAAIDGKIGKTTVLGVSLVDVEMIERGERHSRDMNYTSFAHCFVLAIGREGFRVYQAWGEHGYRLDEYLKRGGSQLRSWQEATTFLKSFRKLCHYSGPWTRELKDAYWTCFEIDLDSICGRRRLQAPLVPVYRPWVRTFEIKDVRVEDIKKFR from the exons ATGCACATGGCTCTGAAATGGCAATCGCGTTCCTTAGGTGGGCTCCCTACCATGGCAGATATCTCGAGCACGAATTCATCCGATCTGCCAAAGCAATTCTCCCAGGCCAAGAAAGCGGCAATCGACGGTAAAATCGGTAAGACCACCGTGCTAGGCGTGAGTCTTGTCGATGTAGAAATGATCGAACGCGGTGAGCGCCACAGCCGCGACATGAATTATACATCCTTTGCACACTGCTTTGTTCTGGCTATAGGCAGAGAGGGTTTCCGGGTATACCAGGCATGGGGTGAGCACGGCTACCGCCTGGACGAGTACTTGAAGCGGGGCGGTTCACAACTTCGATCCTGGCAAGAGGCGACAACTTTCTTGAAGAGTTTTCGGAAACTCTGCCATTATTCG GGACCATGGACGCGTGAACTGAAGGATGCCTACTGGACATGTTTCGAAATAGATCTCGATTCAATTTGTGGGAGGCGGCGCCTACAGGCTCCCCTCGTCCCTGTGTATCGACCATGGGTGAGAACATTCGAGATCAAAGATGTTCGAGTGGAGGACATCAAGAAGTTCAGATAG
- a CDS encoding Zn(II)2Cys6 transcription factor domain-containing protein (COG:K;~EggNog:ENOG410Q1WU;~InterPro:IPR036864,IPR001138;~PFAM:PF00172;~go_function: GO:0000981 - DNA-binding transcription factor activity, RNA polymerase II-specific [Evidence IEA];~go_function: GO:0008270 - zinc ion binding [Evidence IEA];~go_process: GO:0006355 - regulation of transcription, DNA-templated [Evidence IEA]), which yields MVPSQAKGLRILAPAPDARPSRVTDVAVRPAKRISNACDACKKRKTRCRGDHPCDKCTQAGTECLFARGVDRRKKFALHNTEEELNAIRLLLDQLVAAFDSGNKTDIQRLIDIARNKSNTKNDAKLHKWCSLQDLQSQLRFYEQLTHNLSVKFGTDVSNYIAHSLKNPSFGSLPP from the exons ATGGTTCCTTCGCAGGCGAAAGGCTTGAGGATCTTGGCTCCAGCTCCCGATGCAAGGCCTTCTCGAGTGACAGACGTGGCTGTTAGGCCAGCCAAGAGAATATCGAATGCGTGTGATGCATGTAAAAAACGAAAGACCAGA TGCCGTGGAGATCACCCATGCGATAAATGCACTCAAGCAGGTACAGAATGCTTGTTTGCCAGAGGCGTCGACAGACGCAAAAAATTTGCGTTGCACAATActgaggaggagctgaacgCGATCCGGTTGCTTCTAGATCAGTTGGTGGCCGCCTTCGACAGTGGTAATAAGACAGATATTCAGCGGCTCATCGACATAGCAAGAAATAAATCGAATACTAAGAATGATGCTAAGTTGCATAAGTGGTGCAGCCTCCAG GACCTGCAATCACAGCTTCGCTTCTACGAGCAGCTAACCCATAATTTATCGGTGAAATTCGGTACTGACGTTTCCAACTATATTGCACATTCATTGAAG AATCCATCATTTGGATCACTTCCCCCGTGA